Proteins encoded by one window of Epinephelus moara isolate mb chromosome 18, YSFRI_EMoa_1.0, whole genome shotgun sequence:
- the trim35-12 gene encoding E3 ubiquitin-protein ligase TRIM35 codes for MALRPRASSQPGKLSFFQSPKLASALRPRAVSSRSGSMLEEELSCPVCCEIFKEPVVLKCSHSFCRDCLQQFWNKKKARRECPVCRRKCSLTEPTVSLALKNVADTFLREQNRRAATAGTGEGADGTGGQDGIGIVEVECATHGEVLKLFCLDDFEVLCCICHTSKKHQGHRVCPIDEAAQDLKAELKNDVIPLKKNLRCLYEAKQECDDTTVHIKNQTQATEKQIKEEFEQLREFLQREETARLAALRQEDEEKKELVKKKSESITRGILTFSHAVIAIENEIASSDALFLKNYANTKKRAQIPPNNPEKVSGALINVAEHIGSLKYHVWEKMVELVQYTPITLDPNTAYSWLSLSTDLTCVANSGCLQKLPDNPERFGHFVFILGSEGFTSGRHAWEVEVGDKEDWMLGVVKESIDRKGRISGCPEGGFWMISHYEGEYSAMTRPSIPLHPQGELTRVRVQLDYDSGEVTFSNPISMMPIYTFNDVFTETMYPFFCPGANINGNNPNPLKICPAKVAVWNSATW; via the exons ATGGCGCTGCGCCCACGTGCTTCCTCTCAGCCTGGAAAACTTTCTTTCTTCCAGAGTCCCAAGTTGGCTTCTGCCCTTCGACCGCGGGCTGTTTCTTCGCGCTCGGGCTCCATGCTGGAAGAGGAGCTGTCTTGTCCTGTCTGTTGTGAGATCTTCAAGGAGCCCGTGGTGCTCAAGTGCAGCCACAGCTTCTGCCGAGACTGCCTGCAGCAGTTCTGGAACAAGAAGAAGGCCAGGCGCGAGTGTCCCGTGTGCAGGAGGAAGTGCTCCCTGACAGAGCCCACGGTCAGCCTGGCGCTGAAGAACGTGGCCGACACCTTCCTAAGGGAGCAGAATCGCAGGGCGGCCACAGCTGGAACAGGGGAAGGGGCCGACGGGACAGGAGGGCAAGACGGGATAGGGATAGTGGAGGTGGAGTGCGCCACACATGGGGAAGTTCTCAAGCTCTTCTGTTTGGATGACTTTGAAGTCCTCTGCTGTATATGTCACACCTCTAAGAAGCACCAGGGACACCGAGTCTGCCCCATAGACGAGGCAGCTCAGGACCTTAAG GCAGAGCTGAAGAATGATGTGATTCCTCTGAAGAAGAACCTGCGTTGCCTGTATGAAGCCAAGCAGGAGTGTGATGACACAACTGTGCACATCAAG AACCAGACTCAGGCCACAGAAAAGCAGATCAAAGAGGAGTTTGAGCAGCTGCGGGAGTTTCTGCAGAGGGAAGAGACAGCTCGACTGGCTGCCCTGCGgcaggaggatgaggagaagaaagagcTGGTGAAGAAGAAGTCAGAGAGCATCACCAGAGGTATCCTCACCTTCTCTCACGCCGTCATTGCCATTGAGAATGAGATTGCTTCTAGCGATGCTCTCTTCCTGAAG AATTACGCCAACACAAAGAAAAG AGCACAGATCCCACCGAACAATCCAGAAAAAGTGTCAGGTGCTCTTATAAATGTGGCCGAGCACATCGGTTCCCTCAAGTACCATGTGTGGGAGAAGATGGTGGAGCTGGTCCAGTACA CACCCATCACCCTTGACCCCAACACTGCCTACTCCTGGTTGTCCCTCTCCACCGACCTGACCTGTGTCGCCAACAGCGGATGCCTCCAGAAGCTTCCAGACAATCCGGAACGTTTTGGCCACTTTGTGTTCATACTTggctcagagggctttacatcAGGCCGCCACGCCTGGGAGGTAGAGGTGGGCGACAAGGAGGACTGGATGCTTGGGGTGGTCAAGGAGTCCATTGATAGGAAAGGCCGCATATCAGGCTGCCCTGAGGGCGGGTTTTGGATGATCTCGCACTACGAGGGTGAGTACTCGGCCATGACTAGGCCCAGCATCCCGCTGCATCCGCAGGGAGAGCTGACCCGAGTCAGGGTGCAGCTGGACTACGACTCTGGGGAGGTAACCTTTTCCAACCCCATCAGCATGATGCCCATTTACACCTTTAATGATGTCTTCACTGAGACAATGTATCCCTTCTTCTGCCCTGGAGCCAACATCAATGGGAATAACCCCAACCCACTTAAGATCTGCCCTGCAAAGGTGGCTGTGTGGAACAGTGCCACATGGTGA